From one Tsukamurella tyrosinosolvens genomic stretch:
- a CDS encoding tyrosine-type recombinase/integrase, with the protein MASQRTKPSGAVVWRARWHGKEKEFPTEAEAREYENNRKGKRQATVGPRVDTWTVRRAVEEHMEAAEEGSSTRAGRKQLLDNLGALEYLRMDRVTREHVEEWIEELTTGRPWKGDKPLAVSTVRTLRRILASLFNAAIEDGHLERNPCRLRRDKKGRTVARAISPSEIPTKIQVRELIESTTDPQLALMFRVAATTGIRIAELTGLRVRSVDVDGRRLHVEAQSRLGGAEWAWSSLKTPNAIRTVPLTDALALALKDHIDKLDRDLDAPLFLTQTGRQFSPTNAGNRLRSLGAPITKWHSLRHFYASTLFDQGRTAVAVSKLLGHASLAVTMETYLHIIPGEDDATRAALADL; encoded by the coding sequence ATGGCGAGTCAGCGAACCAAACCGTCCGGTGCTGTGGTGTGGCGGGCGAGGTGGCATGGGAAGGAGAAGGAGTTCCCGACCGAGGCCGAAGCCCGCGAGTACGAAAACAACCGCAAGGGCAAGCGTCAGGCCACCGTCGGCCCGCGCGTCGACACGTGGACAGTGCGGCGTGCCGTCGAAGAGCACATGGAGGCCGCGGAGGAAGGCAGCAGCACCCGCGCCGGTCGTAAGCAGCTCTTGGACAATCTCGGGGCTCTCGAGTACCTGAGGATGGATCGCGTTACGCGTGAGCACGTCGAGGAATGGATCGAGGAGCTGACGACGGGGCGTCCGTGGAAGGGTGATAAGCCGCTTGCGGTGTCTACGGTGCGGACCCTGCGCCGCATTCTCGCCAGTCTGTTCAACGCGGCCATCGAGGATGGGCACCTTGAGCGCAATCCGTGCCGCCTGCGCCGCGACAAGAAGGGGCGGACGGTGGCGCGTGCGATCTCGCCGTCGGAGATCCCGACCAAGATTCAGGTGCGCGAGTTGATCGAGTCCACGACGGACCCACAGCTAGCGCTGATGTTTCGCGTGGCGGCGACAACAGGTATCCGCATCGCGGAGCTGACCGGCCTTCGCGTCCGCTCGGTCGATGTCGACGGCAGGCGCTTGCACGTCGAAGCGCAGAGCCGCCTGGGAGGTGCCGAGTGGGCGTGGTCAAGCTTGAAGACTCCGAACGCGATCCGCACGGTGCCGCTCACTGACGCGCTCGCGCTCGCCTTGAAGGACCATATCGACAAGCTCGACCGCGATCTCGACGCGCCGCTGTTCCTGACCCAGACCGGACGGCAGTTCTCTCCGACGAACGCGGGCAACCGCCTGCGGTCGCTCGGCGCACCGATCACCAAGTGGCACAGCTTGCGTCACTTCTACGCGTCGACCTTGTTTGACCAGGGGAGAACTGCTGTCGCCGTGTCTAAGCTGCTCGGGCACGCCTCGCTCGCGGTCACGATGGAGACCTACCTCCACATCATCCCCGGCGAGGACGACGCCACCCGCGCTGCCCTGGCCGACCTCTAA
- a CDS encoding helix-turn-helix domain-containing protein — protein sequence MTSIDVWRKRLSINLIERTALTPEDVATRLGGSARKVRQMMADELMPGFRWGGSWRVWDTDLALYEKGLAR from the coding sequence ATGACCAGCATCGACGTTTGGAGAAAACGATTGAGTATCAACCTTATTGAGCGAACGGCGCTCACGCCGGAAGACGTGGCAACCCGCCTCGGCGGAAGTGCCCGCAAGGTCCGCCAGATGATGGCTGACGAACTGATGCCCGGTTTCCGCTGGGGCGGTAGCTGGCGAGTCTGGGATACCGACCTTGCCCTCTACGAGAAGGGGCTCGCGCGATGA
- a CDS encoding helix-turn-helix domain-containing protein — MSDHPDAEMHPERGLWGEDARRAGRELFAKYAPGTVFRREDDPDHGRKFLAAYASVWDDIEADPSVAENLRVRSDFMIGIGEQVTRRGWSQVEAARQLGVSESRVSDLFAGKIGKFTLDDLVAIGVKVGVRAVVETVHDKADVHRVAGRVADWSSELNRRLQ; from the coding sequence ATGTCCGATCACCCCGACGCCGAGATGCACCCCGAGCGCGGCCTTTGGGGCGAGGATGCTCGCAGGGCTGGCCGCGAGCTGTTCGCCAAGTACGCCCCCGGCACCGTCTTCCGTCGCGAGGACGACCCGGACCACGGGCGCAAGTTCCTCGCGGCGTACGCGAGCGTCTGGGACGACATCGAGGCCGATCCCAGCGTGGCCGAGAACCTTCGGGTCCGGTCTGACTTCATGATCGGCATTGGGGAGCAGGTCACCCGGCGCGGCTGGTCCCAGGTCGAAGCCGCCCGGCAGCTTGGAGTGTCGGAATCGCGGGTGTCGGATCTCTTCGCGGGGAAGATCGGCAAGTTCACCCTTGACGACCTGGTGGCGATCGGCGTCAAGGTCGGAGTGCGCGCCGTGGTCGAGACCGTCCACGACAAGGCCGACGTTCACCGAGTGGCCGGGCGCGTGGCCGACTGGTCGAGCGAGCTGAATAGACGGCTCCAGTAG